CGACATCATTTGTGCCACTGTAACATACACGTGAGCCTCACAAATGTCCTACCAACCCAACTTCCATTCCTGTCTACAAACACAATGGATCTGCTTGTCATGTGCAGGACTTGGACGCTTTGGGTGGGAAGTACATGAGAGTCACACATCTATTTTTGTGGAGGCGTGATGTCTCATGCCCATTTACACCTACTTATACTAACAGAGACTTCTGGATGGTTAATGTTGCAAGTTGACAATCTGAAAAGCTTGGGGTGATATTGTAAACTTCAGATGATGAGGGATTGGATAGAAACTTAATTAACCACGCCTccccccaaaaaagaagaaaaaggaaggaaataGAATCTTTCTATAAAGTTTGGGTATAAAGAGTTGATGCAACTTTTTATTAGTAGGATGGGAAAATTCTTCACTTGGGAAGTACAATTTTGACTTCACTGATGGTAATCAATCTGCTTGGGTTTTCTGATTAGAATTTATAATTAGCAATAATTTCTTTTGATGTTAGTGTGAGGTGTTTGGGATGTCGTATTATTGCAAACATTTGAGGCAGTTTGTTCTGTGTCACTTCACTACTGAAATGTCAAGATTGTTGTTATACATGTGATACATTTCTGATGTGGTTTTCCATGGGAAAGGTATTGCTGGGTGAAATTCCTGAATGCGGTTTGGATATTTTACCTTCTAAAGCTGGTGTGCAAACTGTTCTGGAAGTCCTTCAAATTCAGATGAACTTCTGGCCTACTCTGGGTCCCAGATTTTCGGATTTGCAGTCACAATGGGGAACATACTGtttgaaaaacaaaagtgaGGATCTCTCTGCCCTCTTAATGCATTCAAGTATCATATTCCAATTTTagggtttattttttattatatatatatttttatatataaatatataaacataaaaagtGAGTTTATTGCTAGACAACTCTTCCCCCTTGTACCTTATTCTTATATTTGACACCCCTCCCCTCCTGTCCCGGTTTCTCTTTCCTCATCCTGCAGAACCTGTGTAAGATTTGGAATGGATCATTTAAAGTTTCTCATTAATATGTTCTTATTTTTATCTGCAGAGAAACATATTAAAAAGAGACGGCTGGCTGTGGCACCATTATGGTGGAAATGGGGACGGAAAAGTTTGTTGTATCATCTCCTAAATGGGCATCTCCATGTAAATCAAAGGGGCGGAGATTGATTTTGTAGATTATATGCATACCTTGTAATTTTGTGCACCTTTGTAAACCATCTAGTTTCAGGATAGTATCATTTTTTGCATGCTCATGACCTTTGTCAAGGTATGTATGGTGCTTTTGCGGCGTTAAATTTCAGAACAGATTTCACCCTTACTGTGTCCATATGATTTTATTGCAGTGTATTAACAGCCTCTAGCGCAATTTAgattcaatctctctctttctctcttctaatAATTATTTCATGCATTGAGAATATGCATCTTCTCTCAAACTGTGTGTGGACTCACAGCTTTGTGGAATCTACATACCGTGAGAGGGATATCCAGCGTATGGGAAtacctctcttctctttctctgaGTTTTAGTGACCTGTTATTTTGCTAGACTTATCAATAGTGCTAATGGtctatttggattgagggggaaggaggaagagtagagtaaagtagagtaaatttgacccaaaattagcttattttcagTCAATTTTACTCTACTCTCTTACTCCCTCTCCTTCCTCCTCAATCCAAATGGGCCTAAATTGTTCTGaataaaggagaaaaataattcaagtatTGTCTATTGTATACTGCATTGAATGAGACAACCGTGCTCCATGCTTATAGAGGGAAGttggtcccccccccccccccccccccccaaacagacacaaaaaaagaaaaagaaaaagaaataaacctTGGGCCTGATACAAAACTACAAATGAAGATTGGATAAAGCGTGGGAAAGAAATGCAATTGCTCTTAGACTCGGTTCACTTTGTCTTGGACATAATAACAGATAATGtcttttcgatttttttttttttatcaaaataatatataaaagttataatatttataaataataatatataaatgttATAATGAAATTAtctaataaatatattttttttagttgctgAAAACTTAGTGAAAGACTGGATTGGTTATCTCATTTTTGCTTTTCGTGAGAAAATACCAATTGAAGTGGATGGTTTCTTCAAACAAGAAGTAGCTGTGTCAACTATTCAATCAAATGATATTGAACATGattcttatctttttttgagaaacaagtcAGTTACTTGCAAATTGTaccaaattttatatatggCAATTTCAGCAAGATCTCTTCTTTAGTTGGGGAAAGAATCTGCACGAActggattttttgaaaaaatttctattgaatagtataaaataagaaaaaagaaagtatctAGCAATCCATTTAGCTACTGATTGTGAAATTGCATTGCTGTGTCAGGAGTATTTTGGGGAAGAAAATGTTATTCTTGGTtacatttttttgtataatttctTATTGAAGATGGCTAATGGCATGTATTGCACTATCAGTATGCACCAAAAAAAAGGGTTATAGACTTATAGTACCTGACTACTACCTTTGTGTCATAGAATCACATGCGGTGCTCTACATTATAATGCATGAGTTGTGAAAGATCTTGTTTAGGTATCTTGAATTAAAACTTCGGTACTTTCTAATTTGCACATACTTGCATGTTGAGATTTGGCATGCTTGCATGTAGAGATTTTTCATTTATGTAGGTTCCTCAAAAggtgttttgtttgttcttggttttatttttaattttattaaaagaataatCAACACAAGTAATTTGAATGCAAATAAAGATGTTCCTTCATGGTTTACATCTAAGTCCAAAGAGTTGTTGAAGGCCGTAACTAGCAAAAATCTCTATGGTATATATACAATATGAATGCAACAAAGTAGGAATAATCTATCAAACTTGATTAGAATTTAGTACAACAAAGTAGTTTTGTGTTCTTAGTGAACTAGTCTCCTATGCGTCAAAAGTCTTGTAGTTTAATAGTATTACTTAGTTCTCCCATAAAGAAGAACCCAAGTTCAAATATCTCCTCCCcaacttattattaaaaaaaatcctatgcAAACGTGTTTTTCCCTTTCACAACCCACTTCCTTCGAAGGGTAACCTAAAATTTTGCTTAGAGGGAATGTTATTGGTGCATTGGCGGAGGAGCCATTGGGTAAGCAACTGGCATAACATAGGGAGGATGTGAATGGGGATGATGTCCTGGAGGAAGCATGACAGGAGTCCCAACAGCTGATGCCATATGCACCGGAGGAGCAGCGACCGGGTGTCCAACCGACGTTCCATACATGCCTAAACCAGGCATATGTGGCTGAGCCCTATGTTTCACTGGTGGTCCTATAGTGGCTACACTTGATGGGTTCATGTTGGTCTGTTGGCCAGTAATCGGTGCCTGATGAGAAGCAACATCTCCATTATTCACGCTAGTAATGTCATGGATACTTGATCTCCTCCTATCTCTATTCATTGAGTTCAAGCGAATGAAGTACTTTTGGGCATGGCTAGCCACTTGTGTGGGAGTCCTGGAAATGACAAAGTTTCTTGAAATGCTTCTCCAATCCCCCTTCCCAAACTTGTCAAGACCAAGTAGAAACAACCTAAAAAACCAATAGCAGGCTAGTGTCAAAGTCTACTATATACTAATATAATCATAGCTTCTTTATAATTCACATATAATTCCCCAAagaacattaatatcatttcCAATTATTAAGAACTCAATGATAATAATCAGATTAAAGTATTCACTAGCCCTCACAGTGAATTAGTAAGTTTGTTGATggtattatatataaattaataaaatacccTATGAAAGCAATGATATTTAAACTTTTATATACTTTCAATTCTAATTAATATGAGTAAATGCACTAAGTCTCACTTTACATAATATAATGCTATCCATTTCATTTGAAACAGAGAAAATCTATTTCATAGCTTagatttattttctaaatttaaaaatgtacaAAGTGTTACGTCACTCGATATCTTTAACTTCACAACTAAAGAGTAGAGATGAAGTTTGTCACTAAAATCACACAAGGTAGTAGAGTTGacttaaaataaacataaattcaAAGACATGGAACAATACCTATGTTCTTCTTCTGTCCATGGAATCCCTTTTCTTCGTTCTTGCTCTGACCTGGACCCTCCTTTCCCACCATGCCCGGTTGAGTCATGTCCCAACCCTGAAAACCCACTTCCAAAACCACAATTTGATCTCTTATCCGAAGCCATGGCACCAGAAAAGCCATGACAGTCTTTGTTTGAAGATGATGCTTCCTCTCCCACATAGTTAGGAAGTGGTATATGTCCAGCCTCTATTGCACTTACATCCTCCACTAGCAACTGGTAGTGTTGCTTTAACTCATCCATAGTTTTGCTAGGGACCATTGAAGCAATCTTCTCCCATTGCTCTTTACAGTCCTCATCCACCCAATGCATAGCAATGgcattttcaaaagttttctcttcttctttgctcCAAATTATTTCACTTGACATGGTGTAGGTATGCAAGTGGACAAGTTATGAGtatgaaaaatgttgaaattATTAATGGGTTCAATTCATTTATTAGTTATacagggagaaaaaaaaaagaaaaaaaagaaaagagaaaagaaaatggaataGAAAGGGGGGGTGCGTAGGATAAGGGGGACTGGGACAGAATATTTGTGTAGGATAAGGAGTGAGGTGGTTGTCAAAACAATCAATTTTTGAAGGACCACCTTTGGAATCAAAATGGATGGGTTCTTTGTCATGTTCATTCAtttccttcttaaaaaaaaagaaaaaagaaaaagaaaattcttgtGACTAATATCTTTTTTCACTTGCTAGTGAGACATTTGCAATCATGGAGTATGTAAATTGGAGAGAGGAGGCCCAAAGAATCTTTCAAATTACCATCATCACATGTGGTCACAACCACGCTCCTTTACAATCCGATTTCGACTTACGCGCTTGTGAAATTCCATCATGAATTCCTAATCATTGTAACAAAGACATTTTTGAAGTCTTCCGGATCATAATTGTATAtatcttttataatttgatataattagatagttataacataaatgaaaaattttaaccCTCGATTTGAAATATGTCACTAGTTTAAAACGATTcaattgttgtttaaatactataattaaataatagtaGCGAAGAGTTTTATAGTTCAACTAGTTGACattttttagtatttctaaTAAAGACATCTAAAATTCACATCCTTACAATTTACACTAC
The Quercus lobata isolate SW786 chromosome 10, ValleyOak3.0 Primary Assembly, whole genome shotgun sequence DNA segment above includes these coding regions:
- the LOC115962481 gene encoding transcription factor MYBS1, producing the protein MSSEIIWSKEEEKTFENAIAMHWVDEDCKEQWEKIASMVPSKTMDELKQHYQLLVEDVSAIEAGHIPLPNYVGEEASSSNKDCHGFSGAMASDKRSNCGFGSGFSGLGHDSTGHGGKGGSRSEQERRKGIPWTEEEHRLFLLGLDKFGKGDWRSISRNFVISRTPTQVASHAQKYFIRLNSMNRDRRRSSIHDITSVNNGDVASHQAPITGQQTNMNPSSVATIGPPVKHRAQPHMPGLGMYGTSVGHPVAAPPVHMASAVGTPVMLPPGHHPHSHPPYVMPVAYPMAPPPMHQ